A window of the Vigna angularis cultivar LongXiaoDou No.4 chromosome 3, ASM1680809v1, whole genome shotgun sequence genome harbors these coding sequences:
- the LOC108325321 gene encoding probable xyloglucan endotransglucosylase/hydrolase protein 10 — protein MKSFHPALIFFIGFVSFSLFRDSAASVVSTGDFNKDFFVIWSPTHVNTSADGQTRSLKLDQESGAGFASNQMFLFGQIDMQIKLVPGDSAGTVLAYYLTSDQPNRDEIDFEFLGNVSGQPYILQTNIFADGTDNREERIYLWFDPTKDFHTYSVLWNIHQIVLMVDMIPVRVYRNHGDKGVAFPRWQPMSLKATLWNGDSWATRGGQDKIDWTKGPFIASFRKYKIDGCVWKGNPRFCRAASPANWWNQYSYSTLTSAQRRWFKWVRKYHMIYDYCQDTQRFHNNLPRECSLPKY, from the exons ATGAAAAGCTTCCACCCGGCGCTTATCTTCTTCATCGGGTTTGTTTCCTTCAGTCTGTTTCGAGACTCAGCTGCATCTGTTGTTTCAACAGGAGACTTCAACAAGGACTTCTTTGTGATATGGTCTCCCACCCATGTGAACACATCTGCGGATGGTCAGACAAGGAGCTTGAAACTggaccaagaatctg GAGCTGGTTTTGCTTCAAACCAGATGTTTTTATTTGGGCAAATAGACATGCAAATCAAACTAGTGCCAGGTGATTCTGCAGGCACTGTCCTGGCCTATTAT CTTACCTCTGATCAACCTAATCGAGATGAGATAGACTTTGAGTTTCTTGGCAATGTCTCCGGGCAGCCATATATTcttcaaacaaatattttcgCAGATGGAACAGACAATCGAGAGGAGAGAATTTATCTGTGGTTTGATCCAACAAAGGACTTCCATACTTATTCAGTGTTGTGGAATATACACCAGATTGT GTTAATGGTGGATATGATTCCCGTAAGAGTTTACAGAAACCATGGGGACAAGGGTGTAGCATTTCCAAGATGGCAGCCAATGAGTCTGAAAGCCACTCTGTGGAATGGTGATAGCTGGGCTACACGAGGTGGGCAAGATAAGATTGATTGGACAAAGGGTCCCTTCATAGCTTCATTCAGAAAATACAAGATTGATGGTTGTGTATGGAAAGGGAACCCAAGGTTTTGCAGAGCAGCTAGCCCTGCCAATTGGTGGAACCAATACAGCTATAGCACACTCACATCTGCACAAAGAAGGTGGTTCAAATGGGTCAGGAAATACCACATGATTTATGATTACTGCCAAGACACTCAGAGGTTCCACAACAATCTTCCCAGGGAATGTTCTCTTCCCAAATATTGA
- the LOC108325223 gene encoding uncharacterized protein LOC108325223 has product MAERRSKELLQLEHKGTPLSSLESALLLSGNKREADAQTRKLPSHGTPLTAPLPPSQLLGKVKDFLGVMSEANKRLELDAKEHPENYDIEELTGNESEVIEMDLMLGVADLKTPEAVAAAESAISTCQPVISLATDGSETDSEESDADDDSEDDENESSENYCKDGIDGENGNGSVIKETISGDDNIHEKQKGTGHSKKRPRIVELS; this is encoded by the exons ATGGCAGAGAGAAGAAGCAAAGAGCTTTTGCAGTTGGAGCATAAGGGCACGCCCCTTTCTTCCTTAG AATCCGCTCTTCTTTTAAGTGGCAATAAAAGAGAAGCAGACGCTCAAACTCGGAAACTCCCCTCTCATGGCACTCCCCTCACTGCTCCACTTCCCCCAAGCCAAC TTTTAGGGAAGGTTAAAGACTTCCTGGGAGTGATGTCAGAAGCAAATAAGCGGCTGGAACTTGATGCAAAG GAACATCCAGAGAATTACGATATTGAAGAGCTAACTGGAAACGAATCTGAAGTTATTGAAATG GATTTGATGCTTGGTGTCGCTGATCTTAAGACACCTGAGGCAGTGGCTGCTGCTGAATCTGCAATTTCCACTTGTCAGCCTGTGATTTCATTGGCTACTGATGGTAGTGAAACAGATTCGGAGGAGAGTGATGCTGATGATGACAGTgaggatgatgaaaatgaaagcAGTGAAAATTATTGCAAAGATGGAATCGATGGTGAAAATGGAAATGGGTCAGTAATTAAAGAAACTATTTCTGGTGATGATAATATTCATGAAAAACAAAAGGGAACTGGTCATTCCAAGAAACGTCCAAGGATTGTTGAGCTCTCGTGA
- the LOC108325273 gene encoding putative pentatricopeptide repeat-containing protein At1g12700, mitochondrial encodes MSLSPTKLSFCLSYSVSKFSPFLSIPSSFSSFHLHYHSQSPSLDHDNVHDVVSQFHRMFHMRPVPPIYQFGQILGSLARGKHYSTTISLFKQMEFKDIQINLVILNIVMNCFCHLGQMPFSFSVFAKILKLGYHPDVITLSTLMKGLRLNSEVEKALTFHDKAVAQRFRFDEITYGILINGLCKVRETEAAVKLLRLIEGGLCKSDVVMYSTVIASLFKDKLAKQTYDLIIKMISNNIMPNVFIYSIMMNALCKEGKLKEAKTVLGVMVKAFVKPDIVTFSILMDGYSLLIEVKSAKHIFNVMTQIGVTHKFTVTIS; translated from the coding sequence ATGTCACTCTCACCAACAAAGTTAAGCTTCTGTCTTTCTTATTCAGTTTCCAagttttctccttttctttcgatcccttcttccttctcttccttTCATTTACACTATCACTCTCAGTCTCCTTCACTTGACCATGACAATGTTCACGATGTTGTCTCCCAATTTCATCGCATGTTTCATATGCGCCCTGTACCTCCCATCTACCAATTTGGACAGATATTGGGATCTCTTGCAAGGGGGAAACACTATTCTACAACTATTTCCCTTTTTAAGCAAATGGAGTTCAAGGACATTCAAATTAATCTTGTGATTCTGAACATAGTCATGAATTGTTTCTGCCACTTAGGTCAAATGCCCTTCTCTTTCTCTGTATTTGCCAAAATTCTCAAACTGGGTTATCATCCAGATGTCATAACCTTAAGTACCCTCATGAAAGGTCTCCGTCTTAATAGTGAGGTTGAGAAAGCTCTCACCTTTCATGACAAGGCAGTAGCACAAAGATTTCGATTTGACGAGATTACTTACGGGATTTTGATCAATGGCTTGTGCAAGGTAAGAGAAACCGAAGCTGCCGTCAAGTTGCTCAGACTAATAGAAGGTGGATTATGTAAGTCTGATGTGGTAATGTACTCCACTGTCATTGCCTCTCTGTTCAAAGATAAACTTGCAAAACAGACTTATGATTtgattattaaaatgatatcaAATAACATCATGCctaatgtttttatatatagtataatgATGAATGCTTTATGTAAGGAAGGAAAGTTAAAAGAAGCTAAGACTGTGCTAGGTGTGATGGTAAAAGCTTTTGTGAAACCTGATATTGTCACCTTTAGCATCTTAATGGATGGATATTCCTTACTTATTGAGGTGAAAAGTGCTAAACACATATTTAATGTTATGACCCAAATTGGAGTAACTCATAAGTTTACAGTTACAATATCATGA